CAAATCCGCCCGATGCGCCGTACCGCTCTTGGCATTATCGTCAGAAACGCGACTATACTAATCAGACTCGCAATCAATTTGATGCCGATGGCATCGTCCTCGGTAAACGCGCTTTAGAAACAATCAGAGAACGCACATCGGCATAATGATAGCGATATAAATTGTTAAAATCTATCGCCCGCTTTGACGCTCATTGATTTCAGCTCACTATTGCCCAGCAGTTGATTCCTCTCGGTTCGCGCCGCCCCTCTTCGTAGTCATTCATCGACGTATTCATGCCGGCATTAACTTGACGGAGTAATCCCTGTGGTGCCCGAATCCGCATTCGGGCACGTTGACCTCGTCGAATTGCCGTGTAAATTACAAATGCGATGAACGTAGTAATCATTCTGCAGCCGGATCAGTGACCTCCGCAGTGTGATCGCCCTGAGCGGCGCGTATGTGGTGCCCGAGGCCCGTAAGGACGTGTTCGGCGACGAGGCCGCGCGTAAGTCGCGCCCCCGCTCACGTGGTGCGTCGGGGCCGGTAAAGACGCGCCCGTCCGCGACGCTCGTCAGCGCGAAGACCCAGGCGCAGGTGATCGAGGCGAAGGACCGCGAACACGGCACGCTGTTCACCAAGATCGCGACGGGCGACCCGACCGGCGAGTCGGTCGTCGTGTTCATGCACAAGTACAGCGGGAAGAAGTGACCCCTTCCCGCCGTCTGCTCGCACCGTTGGCGCGCTGAATGAAGGAGAGAGCATTCGGCGCGCGGCGGCGACAAGTTTCGTCATCGCTCAGTGGCGTTTGAGGAGCGCTGCGGGCGGTGCGAGCAGTTTTCTGTTCACGACGTGAGACGGGATTCGGGCAAAAGTCGTGCGGCAGTGCCTTGCCGCGAAGTACATGATTCGGGCGGAAATAACGAGCGAACGAGGGAGTTTGGGATGGTCGCGCGCGTCGTACTTTCTGATGCGGGACAGGACGCGGTTCTCGGTGCGGACACCGAGTCGCTCGTCGCCCGGCTCACCCGGGCCGCCTACGAAGTGGCGCTGCGCCACCGCCCGGACAAACCGTTCACCGAACTCGAACTCGCGCTGTGGCAGGAGATCCGCACCGTGGTTCTCGGTGCGCCCGCTGCAGGCACACCGGAAGCGGCGTGAGCACTCAAAGCCACCGCGGGTACACACGATTCGGAACCGGCCCCGGCTGTACCCGACGCGACCGAGGTTTGAGGGCACGGTGGGATTGGAGCAATCAAGTTCGAGGTTAGTGCGCTCATCCAGCTAAATTGGGACCACACCACCTTTCAAACCACTATCCGAGTTCGAGGTGAACGGCGAAGCATACAAGCCAACGAAGGCGTGAAATCTTCACGCTGGCCCGCGCCCTTGCTCCAACCGGACTCCGCCCAGAGGCGGAGTGACTCAGCCGTACTTCTTGTGGCACTCGGCGGAGGTCATTTTGAGCGCCTTCACGAGTCCGCCTGCGAGTTTCTCGCCGGCCGGGTCGAGGTACAGTCGGCCGCTCGTTTCCTTGATGGTCTTGTCGTACCCGATCACGTGGACGTTGAAAATGAACGCGGTATCGGACGTTGATTCAAACCAATGGATGTTGTCCTTGTGATCGGAAATAGTTGAGAGCTCGCCCGGTCCGAAGGTGCGGTCGATCGTGGGCCGGATGACGTAGTGGTCCTTGTTGGTTTCGACGCGGTCGTAGTGGCGCCCGTGCCACTTGCCCTTGAGGACGATGAACCCGGTACACATGTTCGCGTGGCCGTGGGGCACGATGGATCGGCCCTTCTTGCACCCGAAAATCTGCTTGCCGAATCCCACCTCTCCGGGCAGCCCTTCCACCTTCGAGAGATCGAACCCGACGTTCGCGGCGCCGTTGTCGGGCAACTTGGTCTTCTTCTCCACCTCGTCGAGTTTGATGAGTGTGCAGAGGTCGGCGAGATCGACCCGCTTGTACAGGTCTTCCATCTTGGTCTGGAACTGCACGTCGGTGAGCTTTTGGCCCTTGAGATCCTTGGTAATCTCGACCAATTCACCCATCCACTTTTGAATAGTTGGCTTGGTGGAGTCGGCGAACAGGTCGCGCGCCCAGAGCGTTTCAATGAGCGAGAACGTGATCGCGGAGCCGACGAGTTGTGCGTTGAATGCGCGGCGGGACTGCATGACGAGAACTCCGGGGAAGGTGGGAGCGCGTTGAGAGTACCCGGCCCACCACCCCGTGTGAAGCGCCGACAGTCGCGCAATTACCTGCCGATTTTCTCCGTTACGCGCGCACCGAGCGGCTTGAGAGCGTCCACGCGGTCGGCATTGAGTCGCACGAAGCCGGACCACTTCGCGGGCACGTCCGCGTCGAGGAAGATCGCTCCGACCGGGCACTCCGAGGAGCACGCTCCACAATCGATGCAGTCATTCGGGTCGATGTAGAGTTGTTGCTCGTCGCCGTAGAAGCACTCCATTGGACACACCACCACGCAATCCGTGTATTTGCACCCCACGCAGGGCGCGGTCACGACGTGCGCCATTGCGCACCTCCTCTTCATCGGGAAGTTTGAAACCGCGGAGCCGAATTGCACGTTATGTGCCGAGTGAAATGTGCTTGAAATGCAGCGTTTTGAATCGCGATTGACGACGAAATTTGGTTGCGCAACGAAGCGTGGTCACTCGCCGTCGCGCGTGAGGCCGTGCTTGCGCATTTTGCCGTAGAGGGTGGTGGGCTTCAGTCCGAGTCGCTGAGCCGCACCGCCGGGGCCGTAGATGCGCCCGTCGGCTGCTTTCAGGGCCACCGAGATGCGAGTTTTCTCTTGTTCGGCCCACGTGCGGGCGGTTTCGATCGGCGAAGCCACCGCGAGCCACGCGGGATCGATCACGAGTTCGTTACCGTCGCTCACGATCACCGCGCGCTCGATCACGTTCTGAAGTTCGCGCACGTTCCCGGGCCAGTCGTGTGCATCGAGTGTGCGAAGCACCCGCGCGGGGATGATTGTGGCGGGGCGGCGATGGCGCTGAGCGAAGTACGCGAGGAAGTGGGCGGTGAGGGCCGGAATGTCGGTTTTGCGCTCGCGCAACGGTGGAAGCGTGATAGGAAACACATTCAGGCGGTAGAAGAGGTCCGCGCGAAACGAGCCGGCGCGCACCTCGGACGCGAGATCGCGGTTCGTCGCCGCGACAAGCCGGACGTTGACGGCGATCGGGTCGCCACCGCCCAGGCGCTCCACGACGCCCTCTTGGAGCACGCGGAGCAACGTCACTTGTACGTCGGCCGCGAGGTCGCCCACTTCGTCGAGAAAGAGCGTGCCGTTGTGCGCTTGCTCGAAGCGCCCGACGCGGCGCTTCACCGCGCCCGTGAACGCGCCCGGTTCGTGGCCGAACAACTCGCTCGCGACCAGCGCGGGTACCAGCGCTGCGCCGTTCACCGGTACGAACGCGGCCCGTGCCCGGCGGCTCTGCTCGTGCAGCGCCCGCGCAACGAGTTCCTTGCCGGTTCCGGTTTCGCCGAGGACGAGCACGGTCGCGTCGGTGGGGGCCACTTGCTCGACGGCGCGCCGGACGTGGGCGAGTGCTCCGACAAGTGTCATGATGGGTTCGGGCCGATGTAGGCGAAACGCGGGACCGTTTCGCCGTTGTGGTTGACCGTTTCGAGGAACATCGCCCGCGGGCGCACCCACAACCCGGTGGCGTTGTAGAGCGGCTTGTACACGACGAGCACTTCGTCCGTCTCGCTGTGCCGGGCGACGCCAATCACTTCGTACTCGCCGCCCTTGTAGTGACGGTACCGGCCGGGAACGGGTTCGTTGCTGGACATGATGATCTCGTAGGGTGGGTCCAGGCTCTGCGCAGGCCCACCATCTGGTCTTCGGCTGAACGATGGGTCCGGGAGCTTGCGAACGCTTCGTTTATATTCGCGCTCGCAAGCGGGTGTGGTGGGCCTGCGCAAAGCCTGGACCCACCCTACAAAACACAAAACTCGGCCCGCGCCTACTTCGGCTTCACTTCTTTTGGTGGGGGTGCGACGGGGCGCGGCGCGGGCTTCGGTTCCTCGGCTTTCTTCGCCGGCTCTTCTGCCTTCTTCATCGGCGGGTCCGTTTTCTTCGGCTCGTCGGGCGCCTTTTCTTCCGGCTTCTTCACCGGCGGAGCAGGTTTGGTGTCGTTGATCGCGATCTTCAGGTTCTTGCGCACGCCCTCGATCGTACCGTGGAGCAGGAACGCCTTGCGCGACACGTCGGCTTCTTTCTCCGCGTCGTCCAACCCGGTGTCGATGATCTTTTGTGCGTCCGGTCGGTGTGCGAGCAGGGGGCGCACGGTCAGGAGCGCTCCCTGATAGACCCGGTACGCGCCGGCGAAGTCCTTGCCCTCGTTGTAAAGGTCCGCGCCTTTGTTATGCACAGCGCGGAGCGTATCGATCACGAGCTTGTCGAACGCCTTTACGTCCGGCAGCTTCGGCTCGTCCGCGGCCCGAGCGGGTGCGCTCCAGCCCAGCGCTGCGACGAGCGCGAGTACCGCCAGGTTCCTGGTGGTCATGTGCTTCCTCCTGCGTCAACTTATTTGAAAGCCTACGCGCCAATCATGACGCACTCGAGTCGGGGTTGCAACGCGACTCCGGTTCCGCGTAGCATCTGCGCGAATCAGTTTTTTGCCCCCGCACGGAAGCGGAACCGTGGCCGACAAGCTCACACAACAAATTCTGGACGCGCTCAGCCGCGGCGCGGCCGAGCCGATCGGCTTGCCGCTGTTCGCGGGGAAGACCGAGTCGGGGCTGTTCCCGAACGCCTCCAGCGCCAAACCCGTCGCACAAAAATGCCTCGCCGATGAGCTCGTGCGCGTCGTCGGCACCGACGCGAAGAGTAAAACCCCGCGCGACCTCTACGGCCTGACCGAAAAGGGCTGGGAGTTCCTGCTCGCGGCCGTGAACCCGAAACAGGTGCTCGAAGACTTCGTTCGCGTGCTCGAAGCCCGGCAGGGCGAGATCGGCGAACTGCTTTCCACCGCGCGCCGGATGGCGGACAATTTGCAGGGGCTGAAAGATGCCGTTGCTCGCGTTCTGCCGAGTGTGACAGTAGCGAAGATCCAAGAACCTAACCCCCCGGCCCCCTTCCCTAGGAAGGAAGGGGGAGCAGAACCAAATACCGAAGAACCCGCGCGGTCTTCGGTTTTAAGCCCCTCTCCGTTTAGGGGAGGGGTTGGGGAGGGACTGCTGCCCGAGGCCGTCGCCGTTCTCGAAACATCCGCCACCGCCCTCGCGCCGGCGGTCCTCGCGTACCTCGCGGACCGCTCCGGTCCCACCGACTGCCCGCTGCCGGAGTTGTTCCGCGCGCTGGCGCTGACGGACGCGCTCACGATCGGCGCGTTCCACGACTGCCTGCGTCAGTTGTGTGCGGACGAGGCTATTTCGCTTCCCGCGTGGACCGGCCCCCTCTACGCGCTCCCGGAACCGCAATACGCGCTCCTCATCGGCCACGGGATCGCTTACTACGCTTCGCTTCGCTCGTAGGATTCGGACAGGAACAGGATCGGGTGAGTTGCGGCCGTGCCCGCTTCTCTTCCTACAACCGGAGGTTCAAGGATGAACGCTACTGCTCTCGCGCCCGAACCGACACTCACCGGCCGCACCCGCGACGTCCTGAAGCGCGCCGGGAACCCGTTCCGCAATTACTTCGCCCGTAACCCGGATGATGAGGTGTGCGCGCGGTTCCACGTGCCGGAACTGTTCGCGGCCGAGCGCGACCTGCTGCACGCGATCATCGACCTGTACCGCTACGACCCGCAGACGCACAGCGAGGTCGTGCCCATTCTGGGGAACAAGGGCGCGGGGAAGACGCACCTGCTCCACAGCATCAAGCACGGCATGGGCGGCCAGTGGCAACTGCTCGTCACGCCGGGCGTGTACCAGCGCGATTCGGACTTCCTCGAATACCTGCTGTTCCAGATCATCGACACGCTCCTCGGCGGCGGGAAGCAGAAGGGCGTGCGCCCCCTCGAGTTCGTGGGCGACCAGCTCGTTCGGCGCCAGCTCGGTGTCGCCCTTCGTGAACTGTCCGACGAGGAGAAGGTCGAACTGTTCCCGCCCCCGGGGTTGGGTCGGTGGGCGCGCCGACTCGGTCTGGGCACGCAGCAGGCCCGCGAGCGCGCCGAGTGGCTCGCGGAGAACCTGAGCGGGTACTCGAACTTCGCCCGGATGCCCACGCCGGTTTCTCAGGCGCTCACCGATGCGGGGCTGACGCCGCAGAAGGCGTTCGATCTCGTTTGCACGCACGTCCAGAAGAACGAATCGCACAACGCGGCCGGGCTCATGCGCCGGCACATCTTCCAGGGGTTCGCGAAGGCGGCCCTCCTGCGCGACGAGAGCGACCTCGCGAACTTCCTCACTTACGGGTTCGCGGAACTCGAGTTCCA
The Gemmata palustris DNA segment above includes these coding regions:
- a CDS encoding DUF1653 domain-containing protein, with amino-acid sequence MSSNEPVPGRYRHYKGGEYEVIGVARHSETDEVLVVYKPLYNATGLWVRPRAMFLETVNHNGETVPRFAYIGPNPS
- a CDS encoding sigma-54 interaction domain-containing protein; its protein translation is MTLVGALAHVRRAVEQVAPTDATVLVLGETGTGKELVARALHEQSRRARAAFVPVNGAALVPALVASELFGHEPGAFTGAVKRRVGRFEQAHNGTLFLDEVGDLAADVQVTLLRVLQEGVVERLGGGDPIAVNVRLVAATNRDLASEVRAGSFRADLFYRLNVFPITLPPLRERKTDIPALTAHFLAYFAQRHRRPATIIPARVLRTLDAHDWPGNVRELQNVIERAVIVSDGNELVIDPAWLAVASPIETARTWAEQEKTRISVALKAADGRIYGPGGAAQRLGLKPTTLYGKMRKHGLTRDGE
- a CDS encoding indolepyruvate ferredoxin oxidoreductase subunit alpha, which produces MAHVVTAPCVGCKYTDCVVVCPMECFYGDEQQLYIDPNDCIDCGACSSECPVGAIFLDADVPAKWSGFVRLNADRVDALKPLGARVTEKIGR